The window CACAAATTTACGATTTCCAAAACCTGCACAGCGCATATTTAAACGCCAGAAAAGGAAAGCGCTACAAGGGCCAGATACTAAACTACAGCTACAACATAGAAGAAAATCTTTTAAACCTGCAAAAAGAGCTGAAAAACAAAACATATAAACACGGCGCGTATACAGAATTTACCATTCACGACTCAAAAAAGCGCCAAATCAAAGCCGCCCCATTCAAAGACAGAATAGTGCACCATGCCCTGTACAGCCAAATTGAGCCAATTTTTGACAAGTCCTTTATCTATGACTCCTATGCCTGCAGAAAAACAAAAGGAACCCACAAAGCGCTAAAGCGGCTGGAAACATTCCTGAGGTCTATTTCAACCTCAAACCCTGCGGGGGTACCGGATAAAGACATATACTGCCTCAAATGCGATATATCCAAATATTTTAAAAACGTTGACCACAAAACATTATTTAACCTCCTAAAAAAGAAGATATCCTGCAAGGATACTCTCTGGCTTTTAAACGAAATCATACAAAGCAACCATGAATCGCCCGGCAAAGGTATGCCAATAGGCAACCTCACCAGCCAATTATTCGCGAACGTCTATTTAAACGAATTAGACCAGTTTGTAAAGCACACCCTTAGAGAAAAATACTACATCCGCTATATGGATGATTTTTTAATACCGCACAAAGACAAAAAGCATTTACACGAAACAAAAGACAAAATACAGGAATTTTTAAGCAAAAACCTTGAATTAGAATTCAACCCCAAGAAGGCAGATGTTTTTCCTCTCAAAAACGGGATTGATTTTCTGGGGTACAGAATATACGGCACCCACCGCTTATTGAGGAAAAGCACAGTCAAGAGGTTTGTTAAAAGAACAAGAGCTTACAAAAAACAGATGGGAAATGGTAAAATGCCAGAAGAAAGATATATCGCGTCTATACAATCGTGGAACGCGTATGCTGAAAAGGGGAATTCATGGAGGTTGAGAGAAAAATTAGAGAGTGAGTTGGGTATTAAATTGATTAAAATGTAGAATGCTCTCCGAGGGAGTATTTGTTCTATCTTTTAGTTAATTCAACAAGGTTCCAAAACAGCATCGCTACTGTCATCGGCCCAACTCCTCCCGGTACCGGGGTTATGTAGCTTGCAACATC is drawn from Candidatus Spechtbacterales bacterium and contains these coding sequences:
- a CDS encoding reverse transcriptase/maturase family protein; its protein translation is MNLYSQIYDFQNLHSAYLNARKGKRYKGQILNYSYNIEENLLNLQKELKNKTYKHGAYTEFTIHDSKKRQIKAAPFKDRIVHHALYSQIEPIFDKSFIYDSYACRKTKGTHKALKRLETFLRSISTSNPAGVPDKDIYCLKCDISKYFKNVDHKTLFNLLKKKISCKDTLWLLNEIIQSNHESPGKGMPIGNLTSQLFANVYLNELDQFVKHTLREKYYIRYMDDFLIPHKDKKHLHETKDKIQEFLSKNLELEFNPKKADVFPLKNGIDFLGYRIYGTHRLLRKSTVKRFVKRTRAYKKQMGNGKMPEERYIASIQSWNAYAEKGNSWRLREKLESELGIKLIKM